From Varibaculum massiliense, a single genomic window includes:
- a CDS encoding alpha/beta fold hydrolase: protein MIIAATDGSSLGNPGAGGWCWYLSPECWRAGGFTRGTNNQAELMAVADLLTETAGIADDLLIQADSQYVINILTKWRFGWKKKGWKTGGGKPVANLEVVKRLDQLLSDPSRRGKVRFEWVKGHAGHPLNEQADSHAQAVARAYQSGTPSEKQLGPGWKSGKEGTSERTSHTPGEDAAKSAKYLHPEDSRETSGQQKPVAPAAAPARPLYPQLEQNPNPKEYRQGRYLIREHVLTVPLYHPEVALNLYPDSAKNPVVNLARGADEQDSGVQSELFAVTPGELARPKSQKNSNISDSDNQFLPPWVDAEIQKTNIQIYTREIARDDDENRPYLIFFQGGPGCKGSRPADWSSPWFGAALEKYRIIMLDQRGTGRSTPLDNVTIPALGSRAGAWLRLMRADQIVGDAEALRRALGIKKWTVMGQSFGGFIITAYLSRFPEAIEKAYITGGLPGLTKVNRIYERTFAATARRCREFYALPGMEEAVRQTCAHVLERDEYLPNGEKLTPNRIRQVGLELGRTYGLENLRYLFEAPFVQTGGKRHLTQEFLGQVGSRVSFALDPLYALLHETIYGNAVPQSEVEPTAWAADRIRANAPGFAQNADPLDWGKPYYLTGEHFGSWVFAQDPALKPLANLADDLAAETDWPVLYDPQKLAENQVPVHAVVYRDDIFVPRTLSLNTGRVMGANILEKPDWHHDGLRASGNLIISWLLSN from the coding sequence ATGATTATCGCAGCAACAGATGGTTCCTCCCTCGGCAATCCCGGTGCCGGCGGCTGGTGTTGGTACCTGTCACCTGAATGTTGGCGAGCCGGCGGTTTTACCCGGGGAACTAATAACCAGGCAGAGCTGATGGCAGTAGCCGATCTACTCACCGAAACTGCCGGAATAGCCGATGATTTATTGATCCAGGCGGACTCCCAATACGTGATTAACATTTTGACCAAATGGCGGTTCGGTTGGAAGAAAAAAGGCTGGAAAACCGGCGGTGGCAAACCAGTAGCCAACCTAGAAGTGGTGAAACGCCTAGACCAGCTGCTATCTGACCCCAGTAGAAGGGGAAAAGTCAGATTCGAATGGGTAAAAGGACACGCCGGTCACCCGCTTAATGAGCAAGCGGACAGTCATGCGCAGGCAGTAGCGAGAGCCTATCAGTCAGGTACCCCCAGCGAGAAACAGTTAGGACCAGGCTGGAAATCTGGAAAGGAGGGGACCAGTGAACGAACTTCCCATACACCAGGTGAGGACGCTGCTAAATCCGCAAAATACCTACATCCAGAAGACTCCCGCGAAACTAGCGGCCAGCAAAAACCGGTCGCTCCCGCAGCAGCGCCAGCGCGCCCTCTTTATCCGCAATTAGAACAAAACCCTAACCCCAAGGAGTATCGCCAGGGACGTTACCTAATCCGCGAACACGTCCTGACTGTACCCCTCTACCACCCAGAAGTGGCGCTAAACCTGTACCCGGACTCGGCGAAAAACCCGGTAGTAAACCTGGCGCGAGGGGCAGATGAGCAGGACAGCGGGGTACAAAGCGAGCTGTTTGCGGTTACTCCCGGAGAACTAGCCCGGCCAAAATCGCAGAAAAACTCCAACATTTCGGATTCAGACAACCAGTTTCTACCCCCTTGGGTAGACGCCGAAATCCAGAAAACCAATATCCAGATTTATACCCGCGAAATCGCCCGCGACGATGATGAAAACCGTCCCTACCTGATCTTTTTCCAAGGCGGTCCCGGATGTAAGGGGTCTCGCCCGGCCGATTGGTCTTCCCCCTGGTTCGGAGCTGCCCTGGAAAAATACCGGATTATCATGCTTGACCAGCGGGGGACTGGGCGTTCCACCCCGCTTGATAACGTTACTATTCCCGCATTGGGGTCTCGCGCCGGAGCCTGGCTGCGGCTAATGCGCGCTGACCAGATCGTAGGGGACGCGGAAGCGCTGCGCCGCGCCCTAGGAATAAAAAAGTGGACAGTCATGGGGCAAAGTTTCGGCGGGTTTATTATTACCGCCTATCTTTCCCGCTTTCCGGAGGCCATCGAAAAAGCCTATATCACCGGAGGACTGCCGGGACTAACCAAGGTTAACCGCATCTATGAGCGCACGTTTGCGGCTACCGCCCGGCGTTGCCGCGAGTTCTACGCCTTGCCCGGAATGGAAGAAGCAGTCCGCCAAACCTGTGCGCACGTGCTAGAGCGCGATGAATACCTGCCTAATGGAGAAAAACTTACCCCCAATCGAATTCGGCAGGTAGGCCTGGAGCTGGGACGCACCTACGGTCTTGAAAATCTGCGCTACCTTTTCGAGGCGCCTTTTGTGCAGACCGGAGGCAAGCGCCACCTCACCCAAGAATTTTTAGGGCAAGTCGGAAGCCGGGTCAGTTTTGCTCTAGATCCCCTCTACGCCCTCCTGCATGAAACTATTTACGGGAATGCGGTGCCGCAAAGCGAAGTTGAGCCGACTGCCTGGGCAGCAGATCGGATTCGCGCAAATGCTCCCGGGTTCGCGCAAAACGCCGATCCTCTCGACTGGGGGAAACCCTATTATCTGACCGGGGAACACTTTGGTAGCTGGGTCTTTGCGCAAGATCCGGCGCTGAAACCCCTAGCTAATCTAGCAGATGATTTGGCGGCAGAAACTGACTGGCCGGTACTCTATGACCCGCAGAAACTGGCGGAAAACCAGGTGCCGGTACATGCGGTGGTTTACCGGGACGATATTTTCGTTCCCCGCACCCTGTCGCTAAACACCGGCAGGGTTATGGGAGCCAATATCTTAGAAAAACCAGACTGGCACCACGATGGGCTGCGCGCCTCTGGCAATCTGATTATTTCCTGGCTGCTATCCAACTAG